The following proteins come from a genomic window of Leopardus geoffroyi isolate Oge1 chromosome A3, O.geoffroyi_Oge1_pat1.0, whole genome shotgun sequence:
- the LOC123579708 gene encoding transcription elongation factor A protein-like 8, which yields MQKENEGKPQNMPKVEAHCPSEDVPQEAEGNPQPSEGISQETGSLRGGLTHPGLGLKEDTPMRHLDLEETIRGVDEWERLKKEIRRVRNKLAMMHWKQRHSCSCSYPVCSRP from the coding sequence atgcaaaaagaaaatgaaggaaaaccaCAGAACATGCCAAAGGTGGAGGCACACTGCCCTTCAGAAGATGTAccacaggaggcagagggaaatcCTCAGCCTTCTGAAGGTATAAGCCAGGAAACAGGAAGCCTTAGAGGAGGGCTGACCCATCCTGGCCTGGGGTTGAAAGAGGACACTCCCATGAGGCATTTGGACCTGGAAGAAACAATAAGAGGCGTAGATGAGTGGGAAAGGCTTAAGAAAGAGATAAGAAGAGTAAGAAACAAGCTTGCGATGATGCATTGGAAGCAAAGACATTCATGCAGCTGTTCTTATCCTGTGTGTTCTAGAccgtaa